The following proteins are co-located in the Nerophis lumbriciformis linkage group LG22, RoL_Nlum_v2.1, whole genome shotgun sequence genome:
- the atp5mf gene encoding ATP synthase subunit f, mitochondrial: MADRPVAVAEKRLMEVKLGELGSWLGSRDFTPNGIISAIRRGRDRYYNKYFHVKKGGIGGISMMLAAYVTISYIWEYDHIKHDRWRKYH, from the exons ATGGCAGACAGACCAG TTGCTGTTGCTGAGAAGCGTCTAATGGAAGTGAAACTGGGCGAGTTGGGAAGTTGGCTGGGATCACGAGACTTTACTCCCAATGGAATCATCAGCGCCATTCGCAGGG GTCGTGACAGATACTACAACAAGTACTTTCATGTGAAGAAGGGAGGCATTGGTGGCATTTCTATGATGCTCGCTGCCTATGTGACCATCAGCTATATTTGGGAATATGATCACATCA AACATGATCGCTGGAGGAAGTACCACTAA